The Hymenobacter chitinivorans DSM 11115 genome window below encodes:
- a CDS encoding sigma-54-dependent transcriptional regulator, which yields MPASTVVTIFIVEDNAWYGEVLEYRLAQNPDYQIRRYTTVQACLDNLGDKPDLITLDYSLPDGRGDQALRQIKERLPEVAVIVISGQEDVRTAIALLHQGAYDYLVKDEETLDRLWNSVGNLQKQLLLRRENARLREQIGQKYDPQRAILGESEQIKQLFALIDKAGRANISVSLSGETGTGKELVAKAIHFRSERRTGPFVAVNVAAIPGELLESELFGHEKGAFTGAISRRIGRFEEANKGTLFLDEISELDLSLQAKLLRVLQEREVVRVGGNQRIAFDARLMVATHRDLNLEVKEGRFREDLYYRLLGLPIVLPPLRERGHDILLLANSFLNDFCRQNSMAACSLSAEAQHLLLQYHFPGNVRELKAVVELAAVLAESDTIRPQDLSLRGERPNHPPLIVPGEDESLRGQTAAIVQRYLQTYNGNIQEVAARLQIGKSTIYRMLQKKEIHLP from the coding sequence ATGCCCGCTTCTACAGTAGTTACTATTTTCATTGTCGAGGATAATGCCTGGTACGGTGAGGTACTGGAGTACCGCTTGGCCCAAAACCCTGATTACCAGATTCGGCGCTACACCACCGTGCAGGCCTGCCTCGATAATCTGGGCGACAAGCCCGACCTCATTACCCTGGATTACTCCCTGCCCGACGGGCGCGGTGACCAGGCCCTGCGCCAGATCAAGGAGCGTCTACCGGAAGTAGCCGTTATCGTTATTTCGGGGCAGGAAGACGTGCGCACGGCTATTGCCCTGCTGCACCAGGGCGCCTACGACTACCTGGTAAAGGACGAAGAAACCCTGGACCGGCTCTGGAATTCGGTTGGCAACCTGCAAAAGCAACTGCTGCTGCGTCGGGAAAACGCACGGCTGCGCGAGCAAATCGGGCAGAAATACGACCCGCAGCGGGCCATTCTGGGCGAGAGTGAGCAGATCAAGCAGCTGTTTGCCCTGATTGACAAGGCGGGCCGGGCTAACATCTCGGTGTCGTTGAGCGGGGAAACTGGCACGGGCAAAGAGCTGGTAGCCAAGGCCATTCACTTTCGCTCGGAGCGGCGCACCGGGCCGTTCGTGGCCGTCAACGTGGCCGCTATTCCGGGCGAGCTGCTAGAGAGTGAGCTGTTTGGGCACGAGAAGGGCGCTTTCACCGGGGCCATCAGCCGCCGCATCGGCCGGTTTGAGGAAGCCAACAAAGGAACGCTGTTTCTGGACGAAATTTCGGAGCTCGACCTGAGCCTGCAGGCCAAGCTGCTGCGGGTGCTGCAGGAGCGGGAAGTGGTGCGCGTGGGCGGCAACCAGCGCATTGCCTTCGACGCCCGCCTGATGGTGGCCACCCACCGCGACCTGAACCTGGAAGTAAAGGAAGGGCGTTTTCGCGAAGACCTCTACTACCGCCTGCTCGGGCTGCCCATCGTGCTGCCGCCCCTGCGCGAGCGGGGCCACGACATTCTGCTGCTGGCCAACTCTTTCCTGAACGATTTTTGCCGGCAGAACAGCATGGCCGCCTGCTCCTTGTCGGCCGAGGCCCAGCACCTGCTGCTGCAGTACCACTTCCCCGGCAACGTGCGCGAGCTGAAAGCCGTGGTGGAGCTGGCCGCCGTGCTGGCCGAAAGCGACACCATTCGGCCCCAGGATTTGTCGCTTCGCGGGGAGCGGCCCAACCACCCGCCGCTGATCGTGCCCGGTGAGGATGAGTCGTTGCGCGGGCAGACGGCGGCCATTGTGCAGCGCTATTTGCAGACCTACAACGGCAATATTCAGGAAGTAGCCGCCCGACTGCAAATCGGGAAGTCCACTATTTATCGTATGCTTCAGAAAAAGGAGATTCATCTTCCCTAA
- a CDS encoding T9SS type A sorting domain-containing protein, whose product MQHSLRFSKRLLGACLTTLLASYTTLAQTRPGFYSGFEAPVAANTYSVSGTGTGLCLGCLVTNPERAVDDNLDNYATIQNTLGAVGGGVSLKMNLTGIAPLGYRAGVVISTGSVLNVSTLATLTLRTYLGGVLQQELSGSDALISSTLLADNRYGVEFGATKAFNQVEIVVGGLLNGVNTVRVLYAYGVPGALQAQRGIGYLSRSAVPAAGDYAVTTSGGSPLALCVGTGVANPGNAVDKDLTNYATMTTEAGVNACSVALQVKLEGTAPAGYQAGFTVGNTSVVDLNVLNELQLTTYLDGVRQESRRGAELLQLTALPDQRYQVSFRSTKAFNRVELQQKALVSVLNTLHVYYGFGIEPRFFHDVTPVLSNFEAPQRGTEYQESASGLLCLGCGSTNPQKAADNVLAAGDYASVRFPLSALVTYRLKLRLNGAGGAGNRAGVVLRTNDGILNASVLQNIRLTTYAGSNGDQLVESASGTGLLDLGLINDNRHEVAFLTKRAFDWVEVELTGGLGLFSDARIYYAFAEDPNPAFPAIVGPALPPSEARTGRSSDISAVSAPLEVFPNPAAGAQRVQVGLAQLPAAGSTLQLYNMLGQMVRSVAAPERTVELPVTGLGSGLYRVVLVDTRGQHLASQTLVVGAR is encoded by the coding sequence ATGCAACACTCTCTACGCTTTTCCAAGCGCCTACTAGGCGCTTGCCTCACTACCCTGCTGGCGAGCTACACCACGTTAGCGCAAACCCGACCGGGGTTTTACTCCGGTTTTGAGGCTCCGGTTGCCGCCAACACTTACTCCGTGAGCGGCACCGGTACCGGGCTGTGCCTGGGCTGCCTAGTGACCAACCCCGAGCGCGCCGTCGACGACAACCTGGACAACTACGCCACCATTCAGAATACGCTCGGCGCCGTGGGCGGGGGCGTGTCGCTGAAGATGAACCTGACTGGTATTGCCCCGCTGGGCTACCGGGCCGGCGTAGTTATCAGCACGGGCAGCGTACTGAACGTGAGTACCTTGGCTACGCTTACCCTGCGTACTTACCTGGGGGGCGTCCTGCAGCAGGAGCTCAGCGGCAGCGACGCGCTAATTAGCAGTACTCTGCTGGCCGACAACCGCTACGGCGTGGAATTCGGTGCCACCAAGGCCTTCAATCAGGTGGAAATCGTGGTGGGCGGCCTGCTCAACGGCGTCAACACGGTGCGGGTGCTGTATGCCTATGGCGTACCCGGGGCCCTGCAGGCCCAGCGCGGTATCGGTTACCTCTCGCGCAGCGCAGTACCCGCCGCCGGCGACTACGCCGTGACGACCAGCGGCGGCAGTCCGCTGGCCCTGTGCGTGGGCACGGGCGTGGCCAACCCCGGCAATGCCGTGGATAAAGATCTGACCAACTACGCCACCATGACCACCGAAGCCGGGGTGAATGCCTGCTCGGTGGCCCTGCAAGTAAAGCTGGAGGGCACGGCCCCGGCCGGCTACCAGGCGGGCTTCACGGTGGGCAACACCAGCGTGGTGGACCTGAACGTGCTCAACGAACTCCAGCTGACTACTTACCTGGATGGGGTGCGGCAGGAAAGCCGCCGCGGGGCCGAGCTGCTGCAGCTCACGGCTTTGCCCGACCAGCGTTACCAGGTAAGCTTCCGCTCGACGAAGGCCTTCAACCGGGTGGAGCTTCAGCAAAAAGCCCTGGTCAGTGTTCTCAATACGCTGCACGTTTACTACGGCTTTGGCATTGAGCCCCGCTTCTTCCACGACGTGACGCCGGTGCTATCTAACTTCGAGGCGCCCCAGCGCGGCACCGAGTACCAGGAGTCGGCCTCGGGCCTGCTGTGCCTGGGCTGCGGCTCGACCAATCCCCAAAAAGCGGCCGACAACGTGCTGGCTGCCGGCGACTACGCCAGTGTCCGCTTTCCTTTGTCGGCGCTGGTGACCTACCGGCTGAAGCTGCGCTTGAATGGGGCCGGCGGCGCCGGCAACCGCGCCGGAGTAGTACTGCGCACCAACGACGGTATTCTCAACGCCTCGGTGCTGCAGAATATTCGCCTCACCACGTACGCCGGCAGCAACGGCGACCAGCTGGTGGAATCGGCTTCGGGCACTGGCCTGCTGGATCTGGGCCTGATCAACGACAACCGCCACGAAGTAGCCTTCCTGACCAAGCGTGCCTTCGATTGGGTGGAAGTAGAGCTGACCGGTGGCCTGGGCCTGTTCTCGGATGCTCGGATTTACTACGCCTTTGCCGAAGACCCCAATCCCGCTTTCCCGGCCATCGTTGGGCCAGCCCTACCGCCTTCGGAAGCCCGCACGGGTCGGTCGAGCGACATTTCGGCTGTTTCCGCGCCCTTGGAAGTATTCCCCAATCCCGCCGCCGGCGCCCAGCGCGTGCAGGTAGGCCTGGCCCAACTGCCGGCCGCCGGCTCTACGCTGCAGCTCTACAATATGCTGGGCCAGATGGTGCGCAGCGTTGCTGCGCCCGAGCGGACCGTGGAGCTGCCCGTAACCGGGCTCGGCAGTGGCCTCTACCGGGTGGTGCTGGTTGATACCCGCGGCCAGCACCTGGCCAGCCAGACGCTGGTGGTAGGAGCCCGGTAA